One part of the Halopenitus persicus genome encodes these proteins:
- the cysS gene encoding cysteine--tRNA ligase — MTLSVTDTLRDERVEFTVDGDEVSLYVCGLTVSDDPHLGHARLWVHADVLHRWLEHLGYDVRHVENVTDVNEKIAARVGERESWTAEADVAETFTAEIFESMRGLNLRRAEVYPRVSGHVPEIIDLVESLVAAGYAYESNGSVYFDVTAFEGYGALSNQELEELEAQGEPDERSEKRHPSDFALWKAGGVSESAVREHRKHDHEGDLPEGETWESPWGEGRPGWHVECSAMSMTHLGDTLDVHMGGRDLVFPHHENEIAQSEAATGETFARYWLHAGLLSMEGEKMSSSIGNFWTVPDALEELGVNVLRTFYAGAAYRSEQALTDETIAEAEERWDRLSRTYDRAVDALDSVDAYAKAADETLRSAVETTRTDFTAAMNDDLNVREATAALLELTDAVNRHLDAAEGGHLAAAEDADGVAYDYRGLRRAVETFEELGEDVLGLRFDASGAGPGDGDVELAGELVELVLDLREAAREAGEYERADELRDALEDVGVTVEDGPEGPTYRFE, encoded by the coding sequence ATGACCCTCTCCGTGACGGACACCCTGCGGGACGAGCGCGTGGAGTTCACGGTCGACGGCGACGAGGTATCGCTGTACGTCTGCGGGCTGACCGTCTCGGACGACCCGCACCTCGGCCACGCTCGGCTCTGGGTCCACGCGGACGTGCTCCACCGGTGGCTCGAGCACCTCGGATACGACGTCCGCCACGTGGAGAACGTCACCGACGTCAACGAGAAGATCGCCGCCCGCGTCGGCGAGCGCGAGTCGTGGACCGCGGAGGCGGACGTCGCGGAGACGTTCACCGCCGAGATCTTCGAGAGCATGCGTGGACTCAACCTGCGCCGCGCCGAGGTGTATCCCCGCGTCTCCGGGCACGTGCCCGAGATCATCGACCTCGTCGAGTCGCTCGTGGCGGCCGGCTACGCCTACGAGTCGAACGGGTCGGTCTACTTCGACGTCACCGCCTTCGAGGGATACGGCGCGCTCTCGAACCAGGAGCTCGAGGAGCTCGAGGCACAGGGCGAGCCGGACGAGCGGTCCGAGAAGCGACACCCGTCCGACTTCGCCCTCTGGAAGGCCGGCGGCGTGAGCGAGTCCGCGGTCAGGGAGCACCGGAAACACGACCACGAGGGCGATCTCCCCGAGGGGGAGACCTGGGAATCGCCCTGGGGCGAGGGACGCCCCGGCTGGCACGTCGAGTGCTCCGCGATGTCGATGACGCACCTCGGCGACACGCTCGACGTCCACATGGGCGGCCGGGATCTGGTCTTTCCCCACCACGAAAACGAGATCGCCCAGTCGGAGGCCGCCACCGGCGAGACGTTCGCCCGCTACTGGCTCCACGCGGGGCTGCTCTCGATGGAGGGCGAGAAGATGTCCTCGTCGATCGGCAACTTCTGGACCGTTCCGGACGCCCTCGAGGAGCTCGGCGTCAACGTCCTCCGGACGTTCTACGCCGGCGCGGCCTACCGCTCCGAGCAGGCGCTCACCGACGAGACGATCGCCGAGGCCGAGGAGCGGTGGGATCGGCTCTCACGCACCTACGACCGCGCGGTCGACGCCCTCGACTCCGTCGACGCATACGCGAAGGCTGCCGACGAGACCCTCCGCTCGGCGGTCGAGACGACGCGGACCGACTTCACGGCGGCGATGAACGACGACCTCAACGTCCGGGAGGCGACCGCCGCCCTGCTCGAGCTCACGGACGCGGTCAACCGCCACCTCGACGCCGCCGAGGGGGGGCACCTCGCCGCCGCCGAGGACGCCGACGGCGTCGCGTACGACTACCGTGGCCTCCGCCGCGCGGTCGAAACGTTCGAAGAACTGGGCGAGGACGTTCTGGGGCTCCGGTTCGACGCGTCCGGCGCGGGCCCGGGAGATGGCGACGTCGAACTGGCGGGAGAGCTCGTCGAACTCGTCCTCGATCTCCGCGAGGCGGCCCGCGAGGCCGGCGAGTACGAGCGTGCTGACGAGCTGCGCGACGCGCTCGAGGACGTCGGCGTCACGGTCGAGGACGGCCCCGAGGGGCCGACCTACCGGTTCGAGTGA
- a CDS encoding DUF2062 domain-containing protein: MLSIRSRTGAWTRRLRSGLHDAFAETHTPREIAGSFSFGVFITMLPTLGVGLLVFALLAWLVDGASKLAFLASALLINPLVKSGVYAVSFAIGVLLLGPVEGVSVGLTGLGSLSFAASREIAVRLLVGNVILSVATIVPSYVVCYRLVEAYRARELEIVEEIESVVAPDDDPD, translated from the coding sequence ATGCTCTCGATCCGATCACGAACGGGCGCGTGGACGCGGCGGCTCCGGTCGGGGCTCCACGACGCGTTCGCCGAGACGCACACGCCGCGGGAGATCGCGGGCAGCTTCTCGTTCGGCGTGTTCATCACGATGTTGCCCACCCTCGGCGTCGGTCTCCTCGTGTTCGCGCTTCTGGCGTGGCTCGTCGACGGCGCGAGCAAGCTCGCGTTCCTCGCGTCGGCGCTGCTCATCAATCCGCTCGTGAAATCCGGCGTCTACGCGGTCAGCTTCGCGATCGGCGTCCTGCTGCTCGGGCCGGTCGAGGGGGTCTCCGTCGGGCTGACGGGGCTCGGGTCGCTCTCGTTCGCCGCCAGCCGAGAGATCGCGGTCCGGCTGCTCGTCGGGAACGTGATCCTCTCGGTGGCGACGATCGTGCCGAGCTACGTGGTCTGTTATCGGCTCGTCGAGGCGTACCGTGCACGGGAACTGGAGATCGTCGAGGAGATCGAGTCCGTCGTGGCGCCCGACGACGATCCCGACTGA